A stretch of the Notolabrus celidotus isolate fNotCel1 chromosome 3, fNotCel1.pri, whole genome shotgun sequence genome encodes the following:
- the ttc17 gene encoding tetratricopeptide repeat protein 17 — MADLRRICPEFEPCRVNYSRKTSCQGKLFILLCFLIVDSGGATTHWVVTEDGKIQQQVDSPLNLKHPHDVVIFMRQETRVNYLKTLEKQLVAQKIHIEENEDRDTGLEQRHYKEDADCVMAKVPLGDLDLYDGTYISLESKDISPEDFVDSRSTLPPDLEKPDCSKVFELPYSIHAFQHLRGVQERANLTSPLLSKEDPIFGSLSHKLGRSVDEVGHRIHQGLLRNSSSWVLYNMASFYWRMKNEPQRAVDCVVRALHFSPRQQKDVALVNMANILHRAHFSADAAILAHAALDLTSDLFTSHYTLGNIYAVSQTETITSPHCTVHTLHLFAFGQGFCD; from the exons atggcGGACCTCAGGAGAATCTGTCCTGAGTTTGAGCCCTGCCGTGTCAACTATTCGAGAAAAACGTCATGTCAGGGGAAGCTTTTCATCCTTCTTTGCTTTCTAATCGTGGATTCCGGAGGAGCTACGACACATTGGGTTGTCACAGAGGATGGAAAGATTCAACAACAA gttGACTCTCCATTGAATCTGAAGCATCCACATGATGTTGTGATATTCATGAGACAAGAGACTCGTGTTAACTACCTCAAGACACTTGAG AAGCAGCTTGTGGCACAGAAGATTCATATAGAGGAAAatgaagacagagacacagggcTGGAGCAAAGACACTACAAGGAGGATGCGGATTGTGTTATGGCTAAGGTACCCCTGGGAGACCTCGACCTGTATGATGGGACTTATATTTCCTTGGAAAGCAAAGACATCAG CCCTGAGGACTTTGTGGATTCCCGCTCAACCCTGCCCCCAGATTTAGAAAAGCCAGACTGTTCAAAAGTGTTTGAACTACCTTATAGTATCCATGCTTTCCAGCATCTAAGG GGCGTGCAGGAGAGAGCTAACTTGACCTCTCCACTGCTTTCTAAGGAGGATCCCATTTTTGGTTCATTGTCACATAAACTGGGCCGTAGTGTTGATGAAGTGGGCCATCGCATCCATCAAGGGTTACTGAGG AACTCATCATCCTGGGTGCTGTACAACATGGCATCATTTTACTGGCGTATGAAGAATGAGCCTCAGAGGGCAGTGGACTGCGTGGTGCGTGCTCTGCATTTCTCCCCAAG GCAGCAAAAGGATGTAGCCCTGGTCAACATGGCCAACATCCTGCACCGTGCCCACTTCTCAGCCGATGCTGCTATTCTTGCCCACGCTGCCCTGGACCTTACCTCAGATCTGTTTACCAGCCACTACACCTTAGGCAACATTTACGCTGTAAGCCAAACAGAAACTATTACCTCACCACACTGCACTGTTCACACTTTACACTTGTTTGCATTTGGTCAGGGCTTTTGTgactga
- the traf6 gene encoding TNF receptor-associated factor 6 isoform X1 produces MCTLQLGIVVLVVDCGVADITFLFLFFELRFFQAVIAERGLGLQRGGTFLMACYDSCKGSLEEDSYEGAVGGELSSCALAMMEKERESLLSPSESSGTLVSSNSTSLQASAPLQGYDVEFDPPLESKYECPICLMALRNAIQTPCGHRFCKSCIEKSIRDTGQRCPVDNEMLSEDQLFPDNFAKREILSLIVRCPNSGCEEKMELRHLENHVAQCQFATEPCPQCKQMVRKSHLDEHTTVECLRRAVSCPDCVASFSYEDRELHEEQCPFANVSCQYCEMDLIRDQLESHCDTDCPKAPIACTFSIFGCKERMQRHNLAQHMQEFTQMHMRYMAEFLRGLTLNGTSTKSLWSLGPSVSPEDQGAAASVLACSGPRGAVSCSSNSSQNQPSEETQRIMDMDRRLVKQDHRLRELTILKETQAGQLTELKRKVSMLEETVKDLEAQQCHGIFIWRLKGFSAHLRSQEAGQPVVEHSPGFYTGRPGYKLCLRLHLQTPNAPRCSSYISLFVHTMQGVYDGQLSWPFQGTIRLTILDQGPEGQHHMEVMETKPDLQAFQKPTSHRNPKGFGYVTFMHLQQLSQRAFVKDDTLLIRCEVTPRFDNMQRDGPAVQRRGPEASV; encoded by the exons atGTGTACGCTCCAGCTGGGGATTGTAGTTCTGGTTGTTGATTGTGGTGTGGCTGACATcactttccttttccttttcttcgaGCTTAGGTTTTTCCAAGCTGTAATTGCAGAACGaggattagggttgcaaaggggtggaacatttctg ATGGCGTGCTATGACAGTTGTAAGGGGAGTTTGGAGGAGGACAGCTATGAAGGAGCTGTTGGTGGAGAGCTGTCCAGCTGTGCGCTGGCAATGATGGAAAAGGAACGAGAGTCCCTCCTCAGCCCTTCAGAAAGCTCTGGCACATTAGTCAGCAGCAACTCTACAAGTCTGCAGGCTTCTGCTCCCCTCCAGGGATATGATGTGGAGTTTGACCCGCCCCTTGAGAGCAAATATGAGTGCCCTATCTGCCTCATGGCTTTGAGGAATGCCATACAAACACCATGTGGTCATCGTTTCTGCAAGAGCTGCATTGAGAAATCCATTCG CGACACAGGACAGAGGTGCCCTGTCGACAATGAAATGCTGTCTGAAGACCAGCTGTTTCCTGATAACTTTGCCAAACGAGAGATTCTTTCTCTAATTGTTCGCTGTCCAAACTCAGGCTGTGAGGAGAAAATGGAGCTCAGACATCTAGAG AATCATGTGGCGCAGTGTCAGTTCGCCACTGAGCCGTGCCCACAGTGCAAGCAAATGGTGAGAAAGAGCCACTTAGACGAGCACACAACTGTGGAGTGCCTAAGGAGAGCTGTGTCCTGTCCAGACTGTGTTGCAAGTTTTAGTTACGAGGATAGAGAG CTTCATGAAGAACAGTGTCCCTTTGCCAATGTGAGTTGCCAGTACTGTGAGATGGACCTGATCAGGGACCAG TTGGAATCTCATTGTGATACAGATTGTCCAAAAGCACCCATCGCCTGTACCTTCAGCATCTTTGGATGTAAGGAAAGG ATGCAGCGCCACAACCTGGCTCAGCACATGCAGGAGTTCACACAGATGCATATGCGTTACATGGCTGAATTCCTTCGTGGCCTGACCCTCAATGGTACTTCGACTAAATCCCTGTGGTCGTTGGGACCATCTGTTTCCCCTGAGGATCAAGGAGCTGCTGCATCAGTACTAGCCTGTAGTGGCCCAAGAGGAGCAGTaagctgcagcagcaacagTTCCCAAAATCAGCCCAGcgaggagacacagaggatcATGGACATGGACAGACGATTGGTGAAGCAGGACCACCGGCTTCGGGAGCTTACCATCTTAAAAGAAACTCAG GCTGGCCAGCTCACAGAGCTCAAACGTAAAGTGTCAATGCTGGAGGAGACAGTGAAGGACCTGGAGGCCCAACAGTGTCATGGAATCTTCATCTGGCGCCTCAAAGGTTTCTCCGCCCACCTGCGCAGCCAAGAGGCCGGCCAGCCTGTGGTCGAGCACAGCCCTGGCTTCTACACAGGCCGACCGGGCTACAAGCTGTGCCTGCGCCTCCACCTGCAGACCCCCAACGCCCCGCGCTGCTCCAGCTATATCTCACTTTTTGTCCACACCATGCAAGGAGTTTATGATGGGCAGCTGTCCTGGCCATTTCAAGGCACCATCCGTCTCACCATTCTGGACCAGGGCCCTGAAGGTCAGCACCACATGGAGGTGATGGAAACTAAACCAGACCTGCAAGCCTTCCAGAAGCCTACTAGTCATCGCAACCCGAAAGGATTCGGATACGTCACCTTTATGCATCTTCAACAGCTGAGTCAGAGAGCCTTTGTGAAAGATGACACTCTACTCATCCGCTGTGAGGTGACACCACGTTTTGACAATATGCAGCGTGATGGACCAGCAGTGCAGCGTAGAGGACCTGAGGCCTCTGTGTGA
- the traf6 gene encoding TNF receptor-associated factor 6 isoform X2: MACYDSCKGSLEEDSYEGAVGGELSSCALAMMEKERESLLSPSESSGTLVSSNSTSLQASAPLQGYDVEFDPPLESKYECPICLMALRNAIQTPCGHRFCKSCIEKSIRDTGQRCPVDNEMLSEDQLFPDNFAKREILSLIVRCPNSGCEEKMELRHLENHVAQCQFATEPCPQCKQMVRKSHLDEHTTVECLRRAVSCPDCVASFSYEDRELHEEQCPFANVSCQYCEMDLIRDQLESHCDTDCPKAPIACTFSIFGCKERMQRHNLAQHMQEFTQMHMRYMAEFLRGLTLNGTSTKSLWSLGPSVSPEDQGAAASVLACSGPRGAVSCSSNSSQNQPSEETQRIMDMDRRLVKQDHRLRELTILKETQAGQLTELKRKVSMLEETVKDLEAQQCHGIFIWRLKGFSAHLRSQEAGQPVVEHSPGFYTGRPGYKLCLRLHLQTPNAPRCSSYISLFVHTMQGVYDGQLSWPFQGTIRLTILDQGPEGQHHMEVMETKPDLQAFQKPTSHRNPKGFGYVTFMHLQQLSQRAFVKDDTLLIRCEVTPRFDNMQRDGPAVQRRGPEASV; the protein is encoded by the exons ATGGCGTGCTATGACAGTTGTAAGGGGAGTTTGGAGGAGGACAGCTATGAAGGAGCTGTTGGTGGAGAGCTGTCCAGCTGTGCGCTGGCAATGATGGAAAAGGAACGAGAGTCCCTCCTCAGCCCTTCAGAAAGCTCTGGCACATTAGTCAGCAGCAACTCTACAAGTCTGCAGGCTTCTGCTCCCCTCCAGGGATATGATGTGGAGTTTGACCCGCCCCTTGAGAGCAAATATGAGTGCCCTATCTGCCTCATGGCTTTGAGGAATGCCATACAAACACCATGTGGTCATCGTTTCTGCAAGAGCTGCATTGAGAAATCCATTCG CGACACAGGACAGAGGTGCCCTGTCGACAATGAAATGCTGTCTGAAGACCAGCTGTTTCCTGATAACTTTGCCAAACGAGAGATTCTTTCTCTAATTGTTCGCTGTCCAAACTCAGGCTGTGAGGAGAAAATGGAGCTCAGACATCTAGAG AATCATGTGGCGCAGTGTCAGTTCGCCACTGAGCCGTGCCCACAGTGCAAGCAAATGGTGAGAAAGAGCCACTTAGACGAGCACACAACTGTGGAGTGCCTAAGGAGAGCTGTGTCCTGTCCAGACTGTGTTGCAAGTTTTAGTTACGAGGATAGAGAG CTTCATGAAGAACAGTGTCCCTTTGCCAATGTGAGTTGCCAGTACTGTGAGATGGACCTGATCAGGGACCAG TTGGAATCTCATTGTGATACAGATTGTCCAAAAGCACCCATCGCCTGTACCTTCAGCATCTTTGGATGTAAGGAAAGG ATGCAGCGCCACAACCTGGCTCAGCACATGCAGGAGTTCACACAGATGCATATGCGTTACATGGCTGAATTCCTTCGTGGCCTGACCCTCAATGGTACTTCGACTAAATCCCTGTGGTCGTTGGGACCATCTGTTTCCCCTGAGGATCAAGGAGCTGCTGCATCAGTACTAGCCTGTAGTGGCCCAAGAGGAGCAGTaagctgcagcagcaacagTTCCCAAAATCAGCCCAGcgaggagacacagaggatcATGGACATGGACAGACGATTGGTGAAGCAGGACCACCGGCTTCGGGAGCTTACCATCTTAAAAGAAACTCAG GCTGGCCAGCTCACAGAGCTCAAACGTAAAGTGTCAATGCTGGAGGAGACAGTGAAGGACCTGGAGGCCCAACAGTGTCATGGAATCTTCATCTGGCGCCTCAAAGGTTTCTCCGCCCACCTGCGCAGCCAAGAGGCCGGCCAGCCTGTGGTCGAGCACAGCCCTGGCTTCTACACAGGCCGACCGGGCTACAAGCTGTGCCTGCGCCTCCACCTGCAGACCCCCAACGCCCCGCGCTGCTCCAGCTATATCTCACTTTTTGTCCACACCATGCAAGGAGTTTATGATGGGCAGCTGTCCTGGCCATTTCAAGGCACCATCCGTCTCACCATTCTGGACCAGGGCCCTGAAGGTCAGCACCACATGGAGGTGATGGAAACTAAACCAGACCTGCAAGCCTTCCAGAAGCCTACTAGTCATCGCAACCCGAAAGGATTCGGATACGTCACCTTTATGCATCTTCAACAGCTGAGTCAGAGAGCCTTTGTGAAAGATGACACTCTACTCATCCGCTGTGAGGTGACACCACGTTTTGACAATATGCAGCGTGATGGACCAGCAGTGCAGCGTAGAGGACCTGAGGCCTCTGTGTGA